The proteins below are encoded in one region of Shewanella putrefaciens:
- a CDS encoding substrate-binding periplasmic protein has translation MNGISLAIPSSWRYISLVLLSNLAFAADKPPSVSMSVSDTIAPYFLDERHGLQYELVQNILHRAGLRLDRLVLAPNFRSLRLLSQAEVDCFINAQSGLNGMHYSQPYHSFHNVVAVRADSGLNIDSVADLNGLSVAGFQDAKQFLGADFLHFAQDNPRYVEVPNQLNQVNMLLRGRVDAIVIEEGILSWYWNEIAKKSLQESPQFTIFPIFPLYDLRIACLDPKLTESLNQGISLMRASAEDSAITEAFWRQHQIALGQN, from the coding sequence ATGAATGGTATCTCTTTGGCTATTCCTAGTTCATGGCGTTATATTTCGCTAGTGCTACTGAGTAATTTGGCCTTTGCTGCGGATAAACCACCGAGTGTAAGCATGTCGGTCAGTGACACTATTGCGCCCTATTTCCTCGATGAACGCCATGGGCTCCAATATGAATTGGTGCAAAATATTCTGCATCGTGCTGGGCTTAGGTTAGATCGATTAGTGCTTGCCCCGAACTTTCGCTCGCTGCGGCTATTATCACAGGCTGAAGTCGATTGTTTTATCAATGCCCAGAGCGGCTTAAATGGAATGCATTACAGCCAGCCGTACCACAGTTTTCACAATGTGGTCGCCGTTCGTGCCGATTCAGGCCTTAATATTGATAGCGTGGCCGATCTTAATGGCCTAAGCGTGGCGGGGTTTCAAGATGCAAAGCAATTTTTAGGGGCCGATTTTTTACATTTTGCCCAAGACAATCCCCGCTATGTGGAAGTGCCTAATCAGCTTAATCAAGTCAATATGTTACTGCGTGGTAGGGTCGACGCTATTGTGATTGAAGAAGGGATACTCTCTTGGTATTGGAATGAAATTGCCAAAAAATCCTTGCAGGAGTCACCTCAATTTACCATTTTCCCGATTTTTCCCCTTTATGATCTGCGAATTGCCTGTTTGGATCCTAAGCTTACTGAGAGTCTCAATCAGGGGATTAGCTTGATGCGGGCATCGGCTGAGGATAGTGCGATCACAGAGGCGTTTTGGCGGCAACATCAAATAGCATTAGGCCAGAATTGA